Proteins encoded within one genomic window of Thermodesulfobacteriota bacterium:
- a CDS encoding TonB-dependent siderophore receptor, translated as MNTLFRIMFVASFLLVSLAGGPSRAQEEARPGEVPQAEGAPPPDFTLPEVTVEEQQETADEEFVAEDASSATKTETPIIETPQSISVVTEKQIEVQSAQSVNQALRYTPGVFTVPFEQDTRFESLTVRGFSPALYFNTLLFPDSTGHGSPNIEPYGLERIEVLKGPSSALFGEVPPGGLVNMISKRPTPVPLYEVLLQYGSYDRYQAAIDLGGPIDKGGTLLYRLTALVRDSNTQTNYVENNRIFIAPSVTWQPLDTTSITIMGYFQKDDNRGLATQFLPSQGTLFFNPNGKIPVKRYVGEPSFDRFDKSQYFIGYEFEHRFNDMFLFRQNLRYSDVELDQNRAVYGNGLEPDLRTLNRGTYDIVGDSKVFQVDNQGLAFLNTGPVTHEVLVGFTYLWFRQNLPFAFGTGPTLDVFDPVYGQPVEQPPVLFHNILTQNRYGIYVQDQISFKGLILTLSGRHDWVDAKDKNVIADTKSSQDDSAFSGRAGVNYVFDFGLAPYFGFSTSFQPVVGTSFEGKQFKPTRGQQFEGGIKYQPQWFPGLFTAAIYTLKQTNVLTPDPVNEFFQVQQGEIRVRGVELEGQASPVRGLNVVAGYAYTDAEYTKSNVPGQQGNEVIQVPKNQASAWADYTLQVGPLKGAGIGGGIRYMGDTYGDPANTIKIPSVTLFDAAVYYDFGGFCSRFDGLKVAVNAQNIGDKTYVSTCTNVNNCYYGAKRNILATLSYSW; from the coding sequence ATGAATACACTGTTCAGGATTATGTTCGTCGCTTCGTTCTTATTGGTTTCATTGGCCGGCGGCCCGTCCCGGGCGCAGGAAGAAGCCCGGCCCGGAGAGGTTCCGCAGGCGGAGGGCGCGCCGCCGCCCGACTTCACCCTTCCGGAGGTGACCGTCGAGGAGCAGCAGGAGACGGCCGACGAGGAGTTCGTCGCCGAGGATGCGTCGAGCGCCACCAAGACGGAAACCCCGATCATAGAGACGCCGCAGTCGATATCCGTCGTCACGGAGAAGCAGATCGAGGTCCAGTCGGCCCAGAGCGTGAACCAGGCCCTGAGATATACGCCGGGCGTGTTCACCGTGCCGTTCGAGCAGGATACACGCTTCGAGTCCCTGACGGTGCGCGGTTTCTCGCCTGCGCTTTATTTCAATACGCTCCTGTTCCCCGACAGCACGGGCCACGGCTCGCCCAACATCGAGCCTTACGGCCTGGAAAGGATAGAGGTGCTCAAGGGGCCGTCGTCGGCATTGTTCGGCGAGGTCCCGCCGGGCGGGCTCGTCAACATGATAAGCAAGAGGCCGACCCCCGTGCCGCTCTACGAGGTGCTTCTGCAATACGGGAGCTACGACCGCTACCAGGCGGCCATAGACCTCGGCGGCCCGATAGACAAGGGCGGGACGCTACTCTACAGGCTTACGGCGCTCGTCCGCGACAGCAACACGCAGACCAATTACGTGGAGAACAATCGTATCTTCATCGCCCCGAGCGTTACGTGGCAGCCGCTCGATACGACGTCTATAACCATAATGGGTTATTTCCAGAAGGACGACAACCGCGGGCTCGCGACGCAGTTTCTGCCTTCCCAGGGCACACTGTTCTTTAACCCGAACGGCAAGATACCGGTTAAGAGATACGTCGGCGAGCCGAGCTTTGACCGCTTCGACAAGAGCCAGTATTTTATCGGGTACGAGTTCGAGCACAGGTTCAACGACATGTTCCTGTTCAGGCAGAATCTCAGGTACAGCGACGTCGAGCTCGACCAGAACAGGGCCGTTTACGGAAACGGCCTCGAGCCCGACCTGAGGACGCTTAACCGCGGGACGTACGACATAGTCGGCGACTCGAAGGTGTTCCAGGTCGATAACCAGGGGCTGGCGTTCCTTAACACGGGGCCTGTCACGCACGAGGTGCTGGTCGGCTTTACGTACCTCTGGTTCAGGCAAAACCTGCCGTTCGCGTTCGGCACGGGGCCGACGCTGGACGTATTCGATCCTGTCTACGGGCAGCCCGTCGAGCAGCCCCCCGTGCTATTCCACAACATACTGACACAGAACAGGTACGGGATTTACGTACAGGACCAGATCTCTTTCAAGGGGCTCATACTTACGCTCTCCGGCCGCCACGACTGGGTGGACGCGAAGGACAAGAACGTCATAGCGGATACGAAGAGCTCGCAGGACGACAGCGCGTTTTCCGGGAGGGCGGGCGTTAATTACGTCTTCGATTTCGGGCTCGCGCCGTACTTCGGCTTTTCGACGTCGTTCCAGCCGGTGGTGGGCACAAGCTTCGAGGGAAAGCAGTTCAAGCCGACGCGCGGACAGCAGTTCGAGGGCGGCATAAAGTATCAGCCGCAGTGGTTCCCGGGACTTTTCACCGCAGCGATATATACGCTCAAACAGACAAACGTCCTCACCCCCGACCCCGTGAACGAGTTCTTCCAGGTGCAGCAGGGCGAGATAAGGGTGCGCGGCGTGGAGCTCGAAGGGCAGGCGAGCCCGGTGAGAGGGCTTAACGTGGTGGCCGGATACGCCTACACCGACGCCGAGTACACGAAGAGCAACGTCCCCGGCCAGCAGGGTAACGAGGTGATACAGGTACCGAAGAACCAGGCTTCCGCGTGGGCGGATTACACGCTCCAGGTGGGGCCGCTGAAGGGGGCCGGAATCGGCGGCGGCATACGTTACATGGGGGATACATACGGCGACCCGGCGAATACGATAAAGATACCGTCGGTGACGCTTTTCGACGCCGCCGTTTATTACGATTTCGGCGGATTCTGCTCGAGGTTCGACGGGCTCAAGGTTGCCGTCAACGCGCAGAATATCGGCGACAAGACGTATGTATCTACATGTACGAACGTGAATAACTGTTATTACGGAGCCAAGAGAAACATATTGGCGACGCTCTCTTACTCCTGGTAG
- a CDS encoding TonB-dependent siderophore receptor, with protein sequence MELVKAISLCIFTISIFIAPGLVSAQDKDAEGSPGAVSEPSQPGAGQRTDGFSLPEVTVEDKQQVAEEEFVDEEATSATKTDTPLIEIPQSISVVTEEQIEQQQAQTMSEALRYTPGFFAAYESDVRYDNAPVVRGFIPTLYLDGLLLPDSQGFGAPRIEPYGLERIEVLKGPSSGLYGQVPPGGLIDMVSKRPKPYAIHEVMLQYGSHDRYQGAFDFGGRVDDGGRILYRLTGLLRKSDTQTKFAEDNRIFLAPSVTIRPFENTSITLSAYFQKDDNKGISPQTLPAQGTLQPNPNGKIPVGRYVGEPGYDRVDKTTFFVGYSLEHTFNEIFAFRQNLRYSTVNLDVHDAVRGEGLQPDLRTLNRAVYDITDFADNFQVDNQGLAVFNAGPVRNEVLVGFDYLWTKNKFTMDFGLAPPIDLYDPVYGQPFDTPAPFQDTIQKQNQFGVYLQDQVFFKGFVLTLTGRQDWVDISTRDLLMNTKSSQDDSAFSYRAGLNYVFDFGVAPYIAYSRSFQPTVGTNFAGKAFKPTRGEQYEAGIKYQPEWFPGIVTAAVYNLEQKNALTADPVNEFFQVQTGKVRVRGFEIDATLSPLPGLNMVGGYAYTDSEILKSNIPGEEGNEMPNVPRNQASWWADYTLQTSVLKGFGLGAGVRYVGDFFGNTDNAIKMPSVTLVDAAAYYDFGGLCQRFEGLKLAVNASNLLDKTYVTCFNENYCSYGNKLNVLGTLSYNW encoded by the coding sequence ATGGAGCTGGTTAAAGCCATAAGTTTATGTATTTTCACAATTTCGATTTTTATCGCCCCGGGATTGGTTTCGGCGCAGGATAAGGACGCGGAAGGCTCTCCGGGGGCTGTTTCCGAGCCCTCGCAGCCGGGGGCCGGCCAGAGGACGGACGGATTCAGCCTTCCCGAGGTGACGGTCGAGGACAAGCAGCAGGTCGCCGAAGAGGAGTTCGTAGACGAAGAGGCCACGAGCGCTACGAAAACGGATACGCCGCTCATCGAGATACCGCAGTCGATATCCGTCGTGACCGAAGAGCAGATAGAGCAGCAGCAGGCTCAGACGATGTCCGAGGCGCTCAGATATACGCCCGGCTTCTTCGCGGCTTACGAGAGCGACGTCCGTTACGATAACGCCCCGGTAGTCAGGGGGTTTATTCCGACCCTGTATCTGGACGGGCTCCTTTTGCCGGACAGCCAGGGATTCGGGGCCCCTCGCATAGAGCCGTACGGGCTCGAGCGTATAGAGGTATTGAAGGGGCCGTCCTCGGGGCTCTACGGGCAGGTTCCTCCGGGCGGTCTTATAGATATGGTGAGCAAACGCCCGAAGCCCTATGCGATTCACGAGGTTATGCTTCAGTACGGGAGCCATGACAGGTACCAGGGCGCTTTCGATTTCGGGGGCCGGGTAGACGACGGCGGCCGGATACTGTATCGTCTGACCGGACTTTTGAGGAAGAGCGATACGCAGACGAAATTCGCCGAGGACAACCGCATATTCCTCGCGCCGAGCGTCACCATCCGTCCGTTCGAGAATACGTCCATTACGCTGAGCGCATATTTCCAGAAGGACGACAACAAGGGGATTTCGCCCCAGACACTTCCGGCCCAGGGCACTCTTCAGCCGAATCCGAACGGGAAAATACCCGTGGGCAGGTACGTCGGCGAGCCCGGGTACGACCGCGTGGACAAGACGACCTTCTTTGTAGGGTATAGCCTCGAGCACACGTTCAACGAAATATTCGCGTTCCGGCAGAACCTTCGTTACAGCACCGTCAACCTGGACGTTCACGATGCAGTGAGGGGAGAAGGCCTTCAGCCCGACCTCAGGACGTTAAACAGGGCCGTCTACGATATTACGGACTTCGCGGATAACTTCCAGGTGGATAACCAGGGGCTTGCGGTCTTTAACGCGGGGCCGGTCCGGAACGAGGTCCTGGTCGGTTTCGATTACCTGTGGACGAAGAACAAGTTCACCATGGATTTCGGCCTTGCGCCTCCGATAGATTTATACGATCCCGTGTACGGACAGCCGTTCGATACGCCGGCGCCGTTCCAGGATACGATACAGAAGCAGAACCAGTTCGGCGTATATCTCCAGGACCAGGTCTTCTTTAAAGGATTCGTGCTCACGCTCACGGGGCGCCAGGACTGGGTAGACATATCGACGCGCGACTTGCTTATGAATACGAAGTCTTCACAGGACGACAGCGCATTTTCGTATCGCGCGGGTCTTAACTACGTTTTCGATTTCGGCGTCGCTCCGTACATAGCGTACTCGCGCTCGTTCCAGCCGACTGTGGGTACGAATTTCGCCGGCAAGGCGTTCAAGCCGACGCGCGGAGAGCAGTACGAAGCCGGCATAAAATATCAGCCCGAGTGGTTTCCCGGGATAGTGACGGCCGCCGTTTACAACCTCGAGCAGAAGAACGCCCTCACCGCCGACCCAGTGAACGAATTCTTCCAGGTGCAGACGGGGAAGGTGCGCGTGCGCGGGTTCGAGATAGACGCTACGCTGAGCCCGCTTCCGGGCTTGAACATGGTCGGCGGGTACGCCTACACGGACTCGGAGATATTGAAGAGCAACATCCCCGGCGAGGAGGGGAACGAGATGCCGAACGTACCCAGAAACCAGGCGTCGTGGTGGGCCGATTATACGCTCCAGACGTCGGTGCTGAAGGGGTTCGGCCTCGGGGCGGGCGTTCGTTACGTCGGTGATTTCTTCGGAAATACCGATAATGCGATAAAGATGCCCTCGGTTACGCTTGTCGATGCGGCTGCCTATTATGACTTCGGCGGCCTCTGCCAGAGGTTCGAGGGGCTAAAGCTCGCCGTGAACGCGTCCAACCTTTTAGACAAAACGTACGTAACCTGCTTTAACGAGAACTATTGTTCGTACGGCAACAAGCTCAACGTGCTGGGGACCTTGAGCTACAACTGGTAG
- a CDS encoding ABC transporter ATP-binding protein has protein sequence MSKALVLTGVSKSFGSVTAAERLDLSLEKGAILSLLGSSGCGKTTVLRLIAGFETPDEGTIEIDGLTVFGAGVNLPPEKRRAGMVFQDYALFPHLDVYKNTAFGLSGKEELKKARVGEVLSLVGLTGLERRMPHQLSGGQQQRLALARAIAPAPGVMLLDEPFSNLDTMLRVQIRGEIRDILKRSGASAVFVTHDRDEAFFMGDRVSVMSGGRLEQTGTPYELFHRPDTRFVAEFLGTADFLPCSIRDGIADTGIGSLPAPGYSETGGEGLHVLVRPDDITVTESYPEGNGEVSSLTFRGTNYLYRVKLDSGTVVHAYGPHDKTLPRGVRVKAAFDPHYEPLVFRDGIRVKS, from the coding sequence ATGAGCAAGGCCCTCGTCCTCACCGGGGTGTCGAAGAGCTTCGGGTCGGTGACGGCCGCCGAAAGGCTCGACCTCTCCCTCGAAAAGGGCGCGATACTTTCCCTCCTGGGATCGAGCGGCTGCGGGAAAACTACCGTCCTCAGGCTCATAGCCGGCTTCGAAACGCCCGACGAGGGAACGATAGAAATCGACGGCCTGACAGTCTTCGGCGCGGGCGTAAACCTTCCCCCCGAAAAGAGGCGGGCCGGAATGGTGTTCCAGGACTACGCCCTCTTCCCTCACCTCGACGTCTACAAGAACACCGCCTTCGGGCTCTCCGGGAAGGAGGAGCTAAAAAAGGCGCGCGTAGGCGAGGTGCTTTCGCTCGTGGGTCTCACGGGACTCGAGCGCAGGATGCCGCACCAGCTCTCCGGCGGGCAGCAGCAGCGCCTTGCCCTCGCGCGGGCGATCGCCCCCGCCCCCGGCGTAATGCTTCTCGACGAGCCGTTTTCGAACCTCGACACCATGCTCAGGGTCCAGATACGGGGAGAGATAAGGGACATCTTGAAGCGTAGCGGGGCCAGCGCCGTCTTCGTCACGCACGACAGGGACGAGGCCTTCTTCATGGGCGACAGGGTGTCCGTCATGAGCGGCGGCAGGCTCGAGCAGACGGGTACCCCTTACGAGCTCTTCCACCGCCCGGATACGAGATTCGTCGCCGAGTTCCTGGGAACGGCCGACTTTCTTCCGTGCTCCATACGGGACGGAATCGCCGATACCGGGATAGGTTCGCTCCCGGCCCCCGGCTACAGCGAAACCGGCGGCGAAGGCCTCCACGTTCTTGTCAGGCCCGACGACATAACCGTGACGGAATCCTATCCGGAGGGCAACGGCGAGGTCTCGTCGCTCACGTTCCGCGGGACGAATTACCTCTACCGCGTAAAGCTCGATTCGGGGACCGTCGTCCACGCGTACGGGCCGCACGATAAAACGCTCCCGCGCGGCGTCCGCGTAAAAGCGGCCTTCGATCCGCACTACGAACCTCTTGTTTTCAGGGATGGAATCAGGGTCAAATCCTGA
- a CDS encoding PepSY-associated TM helix domain-containing protein produces MLSAKTIKIWYAVHKWTSLVCTVFLLLLCLTGLPLIFIHELSHLLDGEVATAAPPPGTPRKSIDEMVANAREKYPDEYVRFLAWDDHEPDLLFVTFVPSRYDTSDEFRSVAVDVHTGDVHGFSLNKFLDIMFHLHVDLFAGFYGTLFLGLMGILFVASLVSGAVLYGPFMRKLDFGVVRKGGVTRLKWLDLHNLLGVVTLTWALVVGATGVINTLAEVVLFAWQSGQLAEMVEPYKDKPPAVDFSSIDAAIETAHKAAPGMTPSFMAFPGPFFTSDHHYAVFMRGETPLTSRLLKPVLVDAETSEFTDSRTLPWWVTALLVSQPLHFGDYGGMPMKIIWAVLDVITIVVLGSGLYLWLSHRKRPIEERISELERSGAPARGAR; encoded by the coding sequence ATGCTTAGCGCTAAAACGATAAAAATCTGGTACGCGGTGCATAAGTGGACGAGCCTCGTATGCACGGTGTTTCTTCTCCTTTTGTGCCTGACGGGGCTGCCGCTTATATTCATACACGAGCTCTCGCATCTCTTGGACGGAGAGGTCGCGACGGCGGCGCCGCCGCCCGGGACTCCCAGGAAGAGTATCGACGAGATGGTCGCGAACGCCCGTGAGAAGTACCCGGACGAATATGTGAGGTTCCTCGCGTGGGACGACCACGAGCCGGACCTTCTCTTTGTAACGTTCGTCCCGTCGCGGTACGACACGTCGGACGAGTTCAGGAGCGTCGCCGTAGACGTCCATACGGGGGACGTTCACGGTTTCTCGCTGAACAAGTTCCTGGACATTATGTTTCACCTGCACGTCGATTTGTTCGCGGGCTTTTATGGAACTCTCTTTCTCGGGCTCATGGGGATCCTTTTCGTCGCGTCGCTCGTTTCGGGAGCGGTGCTGTACGGCCCGTTCATGAGAAAGCTCGATTTCGGAGTCGTCAGGAAGGGCGGGGTCACGCGTCTTAAGTGGCTCGACCTTCATAACCTCCTCGGCGTCGTGACGCTCACCTGGGCCCTCGTCGTCGGGGCTACAGGGGTCATAAACACGCTCGCCGAGGTGGTCCTTTTCGCATGGCAGAGCGGGCAGCTCGCCGAGATGGTGGAGCCGTACAAGGACAAGCCGCCGGCAGTCGACTTTTCGTCCATAGACGCGGCCATCGAAACCGCGCATAAAGCCGCGCCCGGAATGACGCCTTCGTTCATGGCGTTTCCCGGCCCGTTCTTCACCAGCGACCATCACTACGCCGTATTCATGCGCGGGGAAACGCCCCTGACATCGCGGCTCCTGAAGCCCGTTCTCGTCGACGCCGAGACGTCCGAATTCACCGATTCGCGCACGCTCCCGTGGTGGGTGACCGCGCTTCTCGTATCGCAGCCGCTCCATTTCGGCGATTACGGCGGCATGCCGATGAAGATAATATGGGCCGTCCTCGACGTGATTACGATCGTAGTTTTAGGGAGCGGGCTCTATCTATGGCTCTCTCACAGGAAGCGGCCGATAGAGGAGCGCATATCCGAGCTCGAAAGAAGCGGGGCTCCGGCCAGGGGGGCCCGATGA
- a CDS encoding TonB-dependent siderophore receptor translates to MVSKRPRPGGFADLHVGVGNYDFVEVGADVGGSLVESGAVTGRFNALYRRQGTFTDFLSTGERIYAAPAVSIALGPNTNLTILTQFVHDNVPVAMPLVAPGTVLNNPNGRLPISRNLGEPGYQNITDSTRALLGYQFSHNFNEVFSFRQNFRFRWQETKFGGIYNSILEPDMRTLTRFVYESHERNKAVNVDNIGSARFETGPVKHYAFIGADFFYETADFSATFAGIAPIDIFDPVYGAKPGEFAPIALQRDTQKQLGIYAQEQALLWDQLMILVGRRWDFVWTDNEDRILDINYKKDDNKFSPRVGIAWEFVPGVSVYGNYSRSFYPQVGSTDASGKPLPPETGEQWEGGFKTLYFEGRLQSTVSVYQITKENVAIEDPLNPGFSINTGKQRSRGFEVEVAANAAPGWDFIGAYAYTDAEVLKDTFIPKGTPTINVPKNALSLWTKYVLQTGPLRGLGAGVGGQYYSKQSGDLLNTFDLPSYWLAEAAAYYTRGRFRAQVNIENLFDKRYFPASYSYEYVIPGDPFMIRGEVGFTF, encoded by the coding sequence ATGGTGAGCAAAAGGCCCAGGCCGGGGGGCTTCGCCGACCTTCACGTCGGCGTCGGGAATTACGACTTTGTCGAGGTGGGGGCGGACGTCGGCGGCTCGCTCGTGGAATCCGGTGCCGTCACCGGGCGTTTTAACGCGCTTTACAGGAGGCAGGGGACGTTCACGGATTTCCTGAGTACCGGAGAGAGGATCTACGCGGCCCCGGCAGTGAGCATTGCGCTCGGCCCCAACACGAACCTTACTATCCTGACACAGTTCGTTCACGACAACGTTCCCGTGGCCATGCCGCTCGTGGCCCCGGGGACCGTGCTTAACAACCCCAACGGCAGGCTGCCTATATCGCGTAACCTGGGCGAGCCGGGATATCAGAACATAACCGACAGCACCCGCGCGCTGCTGGGGTATCAGTTTTCCCACAATTTTAACGAGGTGTTCTCATTCAGGCAGAACTTCCGCTTCAGATGGCAGGAGACGAAGTTCGGGGGCATATACAACTCGATTCTCGAGCCCGACATGCGGACCCTTACGCGCTTCGTTTACGAGAGCCACGAAAGGAACAAGGCTGTTAACGTGGACAATATAGGGTCGGCCAGGTTCGAGACCGGCCCTGTAAAGCATTACGCATTTATCGGCGCCGACTTCTTCTACGAGACGGCCGATTTTTCCGCGACGTTCGCCGGGATCGCGCCGATAGACATATTCGATCCTGTGTATGGCGCGAAGCCGGGAGAGTTCGCCCCGATTGCGCTTCAGCGGGATACGCAGAAGCAGCTCGGGATATACGCACAGGAGCAGGCGCTCCTCTGGGACCAGCTCATGATACTGGTCGGCAGGCGCTGGGATTTCGTATGGACCGATAACGAAGACAGGATACTCGATATCAATTACAAGAAGGACGACAATAAATTCTCGCCGCGAGTGGGAATAGCGTGGGAATTCGTGCCGGGCGTATCGGTGTACGGAAATTACAGCAGGTCTTTTTATCCGCAGGTCGGGTCCACGGATGCATCGGGCAAGCCTCTTCCCCCGGAAACCGGGGAGCAGTGGGAGGGAGGATTCAAGACCCTTTATTTCGAAGGCAGGCTTCAGTCCACCGTTTCGGTTTACCAGATAACGAAGGAGAACGTGGCGATCGAAGACCCGCTCAATCCCGGGTTCTCCATAAACACGGGGAAGCAGCGGAGCCGCGGTTTCGAGGTGGAGGTTGCAGCGAACGCCGCACCGGGGTGGGATTTTATCGGGGCCTATGCGTACACCGACGCCGAGGTTCTGAAGGATACGTTCATCCCGAAGGGGACCCCAACGATCAACGTGCCCAAGAATGCGCTCAGCCTCTGGACGAAGTACGTGCTCCAGACGGGGCCGCTCAGGGGGCTCGGCGCGGGGGTAGGGGGACAGTATTACAGTAAGCAGTCGGGCGATCTGCTGAATACCTTTGACCTGCCTTCGTACTGGCTGGCCGAAGCGGCGGCGTATTACACGAGGGGGCGGTTCAGGGCGCAGGTCAACATAGAAAACCTGTTCGACAAGCGCTACTTCCCGGCTTCGTACAGCTATGAGTACGTGATCCCCGGTGACCCGTTCATGATAAGGGGAGAGGTCGGATTCACGTTCTGA
- a CDS encoding PepSY-associated TM helix domain-containing protein: MLRAKTIRIWFLVHKWTSLVCTAFLLLLCLTGLPLIFLHELEHLVEGEIHTAAVPEGTPKASLDDVVDAARDEYPGEYARFLIWDDHEPGLMFVTLVPSRYDMTGEFRSVAVDAYRAEVVAEPRFDGILRIMFKLHTDLFAGLYGMLFLGFMGLLFVVSLVSGAVLYGPFMRKLDFGVVRMEGKSRLKWLDLHNLLGIVTLTWALVVGATGVINTLSDIVLTGWRNGQLAEMVSAYEGTPPAQKFSSIDLAVENARKAAPGMTPSFMAFPGSAFSSDHHYTLFMHGSTPLTSRIRTPVLVDAETSEFTDSRAMPWYVTALFISQPLHFGDYGGMPMKIIWAALDIVTIVVLGSGLYLWLTHRKRPAEDRVYSGRSYNRA; encoded by the coding sequence ATGCTTAGAGCCAAAACAATAAGAATATGGTTTTTGGTGCATAAGTGGACGAGCCTCGTATGCACGGCGTTTCTTTTGCTTTTGTGCCTTACCGGCCTTCCCCTTATATTCCTGCACGAGCTGGAGCATCTCGTGGAAGGCGAGATACATACCGCCGCCGTTCCGGAGGGGACTCCGAAGGCGAGTCTCGACGACGTGGTCGATGCAGCCCGGGACGAGTACCCGGGGGAGTACGCGAGGTTCCTCATCTGGGACGACCACGAGCCGGGCCTTATGTTCGTGACTCTCGTGCCGTCGCGCTACGACATGACGGGAGAGTTCCGGTCGGTCGCGGTGGATGCCTACAGGGCGGAGGTTGTGGCCGAGCCCAGGTTCGACGGCATTCTCCGGATTATGTTCAAGCTCCACACGGATCTTTTCGCCGGACTCTACGGGATGCTGTTCCTGGGATTCATGGGGCTTCTCTTCGTCGTGTCGCTGGTTTCGGGCGCGGTGCTTTACGGCCCGTTTATGAGGAAGCTCGATTTCGGCGTCGTAAGGATGGAGGGGAAGTCGAGGCTGAAGTGGCTCGACCTTCACAACCTTCTCGGGATCGTGACTCTCACGTGGGCTCTGGTCGTCGGCGCGACGGGGGTTATAAATACACTTTCGGACATAGTGCTCACCGGGTGGCGGAACGGGCAGCTGGCCGAAATGGTGTCCGCGTACGAGGGGACGCCCCCGGCCCAAAAATTTTCGTCCATAGACCTCGCGGTCGAGAACGCAAGGAAGGCGGCGCCGGGAATGACGCCGTCGTTCATGGCCTTTCCGGGCTCGGCGTTTTCGAGCGATCACCATTATACGCTGTTCATGCACGGCAGCACACCGCTGACGTCCAGGATCAGGACGCCCGTTCTCGTCGACGCCGAGACGTCGGAGTTTACGGATTCCCGGGCGATGCCGTGGTACGTGACGGCGCTTTTCATCTCGCAGCCGCTTCATTTCGGGGACTACGGAGGCATGCCGATGAAGATAATCTGGGCGGCGCTGGATATTGTAACCATCGTGGTTTTGGGGAGCGGATTATACCTGTGGCTGACTCACAGGAAGCGTCCCGCAGAAGATCGTGTGTATAGCGGAAGATCGTATAACAGAGCTTGA